One part of the Anguilla anguilla isolate fAngAng1 chromosome 11, fAngAng1.pri, whole genome shotgun sequence genome encodes these proteins:
- the LOC118208414 gene encoding guanylin-like, translated as MKTVLSITFLALAVSLLCDAVQVKEREFTFSLESVKQLKDLMDSDLAGKESPRLAKTSTAIVCNDPDLPEEFLPLCQSEGAGMSLARLAFIGNNYDECEICMFAACTGC; from the exons ATGAAGACCGTGCTCAGCATCACTTTCCTCGCCCTGGCTGTGAGCCTGCTCTGCGATGCCGTCCAGGTCAAA GAAAGAGAGTTCACATTCTCACTTGAGTCTGTGAAACAGCTTAAGGACCTGATGGACAGCGACCTGGCGGGAAAGGAGAGCCCTCGCCTGGCCAAGACCAGTACTGCAATCGTGTGCAATGACCCTGACTTACCTGAGGAGTTCCTGCCCTTGTGTCAGAGCGAAGGAGCTGGCATGTCCCTCGCCAGGCTGG catttatTGGCAACAACTACGATGAATGTGAGATCTGCATGTTTGC